aaacaagtaagaaagctacagtcgagtgtactcgactgtgagatacccgctacccattttgaataaaagcaatatattttgcggtattattctccaaatataccaaatatactgcaaatatactaaaaatatacaaaatggtatatgtggtatatcaatatagtaccgcactcaaaatataccataagcggcacaatataccagattgtcagccaaataAACTaagaagtgggcgtgtcaaaaatttgaaacaaacttgatctgcgtggaAGCATAAGAAATgctattgaaaaaaaaaattagagctctatctcttatagtctctgagatctaggtgttcatgcggacagacggacagatggacagacacacagacacgcagaCGGACAGGCGGACATGTCTAGATCGTCTtggttgttgacgctgatcaagaatatatatacttcatagggtcggagatgcctccttctacctgttacatacatttcctgtcggcacaaaattataatacccttctaccctatgggtagcgggtataaaaactagcagaatagaataaattagatttgcaatagcacaaagttatatttgtacaaggtttaaattgatttgttcAAGATCatctattattaataataattattaatcagATAATTACCCATCGCAgtgtaatatgtatataatttgtacatttataatatgtGTCATTACGAGACAAAAATCTGTATTATCAGTGCCTCAGTTCAATGTTGATTTTGCCGTCGATTGCGGCGGTTGATCTACTCCGTGAAACCTAAATATTATCATGCTGACGATTCTATTTTTAAGTGCTATTCTACTCTTGTCAGTTTGGATTCTATTGGAAAAACTTAAGAGCAGATACTTTATCCTGTCGTTGGCGAAACGAGTACAGACTGAAGATGGCAGTCCACTGGAAGAAAAAGTGTTTGTAGTGCCGGGCAAGACGAGATTCGGTAATAGTTTTGATATACTACAAGTGACGCCTTGTAAGTATTCAGCATGTTATCTTCGTACCCCACGCAATTACTGAttagcaaaatgaaatttcttcAGCGATGCTGTTTAAATTTATGCGAAACGCACACTCGAAGTCAAATGGAAAAAGTTACTTGTTGTATTACTTTTTTGGTGTCATGTACAATGTAGTCCGGGCTGAAGATGTTGATGAGATAGTGCAAAGTACAAAGTTAATAACCAAGAATGTAGTGTATGATCTAATAAGGCCCTTTCTCGGAGAAGGATTGCTTATAAGCACTGGTAAGTAATTCCACACTCTAAAAAACgcgaaaatataatatatataaagattaCATCACTTTTCAGATCAAACGTGGCACTTCAGAAGGAAACTATTGACACCTGCGTTTCATTTCAATgttttgcaaaactttttagATATTTTCAAGTAATTATACCTCGATATAACATTCtggattatttttaatattacaattgTTACAGAGAGGAGTCACAAAAACTGAGCAAAGTgctgcaaaaacaaatgaatgttGAACTGGAGCTAAAACAGATCATTCCAAAATTTATGCTCAACAATATTTGCGGTAAAGAttaaaaaaactatttcaatgaacaaatctatttatatataattccTTATAATGGAAATCATTCtctttattaacatttttacttAGAAACTGCTCTTGGTGTTCAGCTCGATGATGTGGTGGAAGGGGCACAATATCGAAAATCAATACATGCTATAGAGGAAGTTATAGTAGAACGCTTTGGCAATCCACTTTTATATCTGGAACCATACTTTTATCTGTTTGGTAGTTATCGAAAGCACGTGACGAATCTTCAGATAGCACATGCCTTCTCTAGCCGGATCAtcgagcgaaagagagaacaATTCAAGCAACAGCAGTCCAAATCGGTTGATGATTACGGAAGAAAAAAACGATATGCAATGTTGGACACACTTTTGGCAGCCGAGGACGATGGTCTTATCGATCACCAGGGCATCTGTGACGAAGTTAACACGTTCATGTTCGAAGGATACGACACTACATCCACCTGTCTCACATTCACACTTCTCATGTTGGCTCTACACGAAGATGTTCAGGAACGTTGTTTCGAGGAGCTGCAGCATTTTTCGAACGACGACAGCGATCTCACCGTGTTCGACTACAATAATTTGACTTACATGGAGTGTGTGATTAAGGAATCCTTGCGCCTCTTCCCATCAGTTCCTTTCTTTGGACGTATTTGCACAGAGGAATGTGTGGTAAATGGTCTGATTCTGCCAAAAGGCACGCAGATCAATATACATGCATTTGATATAATGCGAGACCCCCGACACTTTCCAAATCCCTCAGAATTTCAACCAGATCGTTTTTTACCTCATAACACTCTAAATCGCCATCCCTTTGCCTTTATTCCATTTAGTGCTGGACAACGTAATTGCATTGGACAGAAGTTTGCCATTCTGGAGATAAAAGTGATGCTAGTCTCCGTATTGCGCAATTTTAAACTGTTGCCAGTAACTCGATTGGAGGACGTTATATTTGAGTATGGCCTTGTCCTGCGCACCCAAAATAGCGTAAAGCTAATGGTTACAAGtcgtcagcaacaacaaagtagAACATTGTAAATTCACTTTTGATTTTCctatatttttctgtttcaaCCACGACTAAGAGCAAATCAATGTATATTTGCTCATTTTCAAAAAAGCAgtacataaacaaaaatacatttttttcatttcaataataaaataaaaagaaaataaatacttttttagtTGATGTTAATATCAGAATTAAAATtcgaattgcaattaaattaatttaagataaacttaattacatttttccgatatttttaatgcatctgGGACGACTTTACGATTTGTCTATCGCCATAgggaattgaatttaataaaatttataacgaaatacataatattcggaggcaaaaaataaatttggagAATTTACTATTGTTTGTAAATAccaagaataaatatttagaattgAAGTTTCCTTTACTCTACTCTAATCATGATAATAGTAGAGCATCCTAAGCATTTGATAGCATTTTTACTTaataagcatttaaataatttaaaaaaaaacaagtaagaaagctacagtcgagtgtgctcaactgtgagacacccgctacccattttgaatataagcaaaatattccggtattactttcaaaatataccgaaaatataggttttattgtatacaccaaaattcgttctagctttaaaattacgcttgttattcgacttttttgatttgcggggcggaagtgggcgtagctaaaatttgaaacaaacttgatctgcgtgcaaacataacaaatgctgtcgaaaaaaaatcatagctctatctcttatagtctctgaaatctaggtgttcatacggacagacggacggaccgacagacggacagacggacatggctagatcgtctcggctattgatgctgatcaagaatttacatactttatagggtcggttggtctaccctatgggtagcgggtataaaaatggtACTGATTGGAAAAAGGTCTATCTGATGAACCCTCtacactgcaaaaaaaaaatagcagaatagaaaaaaattagATTTGCGATTGTACAAGGTTTAGTTTGATCTGTTCCAGATCATCtatcattattaataattatcaaTCAGATAATTACCCATCGTTGTGTCGCAGTGTAATCGGTATATAATTAgtacatttataatatgtGTCATTTCGAGTCAAAAATCTGTATTATCACTGCCTCAGTTCAATGTTGATTTTGCCGTCGATTGCGGCGGTTGATCTACTTCGTGAAACCTAAATATTATCATGCTGACGATTCTATTTTTAAGTGCGATTCTACTCTTGTCAGTTTGGATTCTACTGAAAAAACTTAACAGCAGATACTTTATCCTGTCGTTGGCGAAGCGTGTACAGACTGAAGATGCCAGTCCACTGGAAGAAAAAGTGTTTGTAGTGCCGGGCAAGACGAGATTCGGTAATAATCTTGATGTACTACAAATGACGCCTTGTAAGTATTCAGCATATAATCTACGTACCCCACTCAATTACTGAttagtaaaattaattttcttcttcAGCGATGCTGTTTAAATTTGTACGAAACGCACATTCGAAGTCAAATGGAAAAagttacttgttttatttccttttttgtgCCATGTACAATGCAGTGCGGGCTGAAGATGTTGAGGAGATAATGCAAAGTACAAAGTTAATAACCAAGAATGTAATCTATGATCTATTAAGGCCCTTTCTGGGCGAAGGATTGCTTATAAGCACTGGTAAGTAATTCCACACTCTAAAAAACgcgaaaatataatatatataaagattaAATCACTTTGCAGATCAAACGTGGCACTTCAGAAGGAAACTATTGACACCTGCGTTTCATTTCAATgttttgcaaaactttttagATATTTTCAAGTAATTAACCTCGATATAACATTCtggattatttttaatatcacaATTGTTACAGAGAGGAGTCACAAAAGCTTAGCAAAGTgctgcaaaaacaaatgaatgttGAACTGGAGCTAAAACAGATCCTTCCACAATTTACGCTCAACAATATTTGCGGTAAAGATTAGAAAGAATATCACAATGAATTCTATAATTCCTCATAATGGAAATCATTCtctttattaacatttttgcttatttaatgCTCTAGAAACTGCTCTTGGCGTTAAGCTCGATGATATGGTGGAAGGGGCACAGTATCGAAAATCAATACATGCTATAGAGGAAGTTATAGTAGAACGAATTTGCAATCCGCTTTTATATCTGAAACCATACTTTTATCTGTTTGGTAGTTATCGAAAGCACGTGACAAATCTTCAGATAGCACATGCCTTCTCTAGCCGGATCAtcgagcgaaagagagaacaATTCAAGCAACAGCAGTCCAAATCGGTTGATGACTACGGAAGAAAAAAACGATATGCAATGTTGGACACACTTTTGGCAGCCGAGGACGATGGTCTTATCGATCACCAGGGCATCTGTGACGAAGTTAACACGTTTATGTTCGAAGGATACGACACTACATCCACCTGTCTCACATTCACACTTCTCATGTTGGCTCTACACGAAGATGTTCAGGAACGTTGTTTCGAGGAGCTGCAGCATTTTTCgaacgacgacaacgatcTCACCGTGTTCGACTACAATAATTTGACTTACATGGAGTGTGTGATTAAGGAATCCTTGCGCCTCTTCCCATCAGTTCCTTTCTTTGGACGTATTTGCACAGAGGAATGTGTGGTAAATGGTCTGATTCTGCCAAAAGGCACGCAGATCAATATCCATGCATTTGATATAATGCGAGACCCCCGACACTTTCCAAATCCCTCAGAATTTCAACCAGATCGTTTTTTACCTCATAACACTCTAAATCGGCATCCCTTTGCCTTTATTCCATTTAGTGCTGGACAACGTAATTGCATTGGACAGAAGTTTGCCATTCTGGAGATAAAAGTGATGCTAGTCTCCGTATTGCGCAATTTTAAACTGTTGCCAGTAACTCGATTGGAGGACGTTATATTTGAGTATGGCCTTGTCCTGCGCACCCAAAATAGCGTAAAGCTAATGGTTACAAGtcgtcagcaacaacaaagtagAACATTGTAAATTCACTTTTGATTTTACTATACTTTTCTGTATCAACCACGACTATGAGCAAATCAATGAAACATTCAGAAGcgaaaaatgaatttgaatttgttgtttgttgtttgaataaatatttagccTAAAACTATGCAACATATTTGGTAAACGTTGATTGGCCACTGTAGATAAATTAATGTGAGAACAACCAATAAAAAACATGTAAGACTTAtagttaaatacaaaaatttggaACAAACTGCACATTGTAGTATAATGTAAacgttaaaaatattattgttttgttccTAGTATTCTAATTAGAATGAATTGTAACCCTGTTGCTCTTGCCTAACAGGAATCATTTGGCACTCGTGGACAATGGCTGCCGTAAGACCAACAAGCCAAGCACTGTATTTGCTTGCACTCAACTGGTatgaatacatatttatttgtaagcATGCGTGAATGTTGTTGTATTGCACTGTTTGTTGAGCAGCAAGACTACTTCTACAGTTTCGCATGTTATTGGCAAGCGTTCAGCACAAGTGCCTAATTCgattataaattttcatttgcgcGTCGAATAACAAAACAACCCGCGCGCACAATCACACATTCTCAAgcgcatatgtacatatgtacgcGTTTGCTACAAACACAACACCAAATCCAAGAGTTCTCacgaattaaaaaaattacactcaccatttggtatttgtgCGAAAAACACAAGGACACATAAAATCATTAACACACTTGTTTTGCACATTCTAACattaatttcaacaaaaacaatccttttttgttttctgtttggAATACAATTAGAGATGGTAAAACACCGATATTATAGATACTTTAAAAGTATCGGTAATATTAATGTTTGGTAATTCACCATCGATGATTTAAAATACAGCTCTGCTCATTTATATTGcgttttttttcgttaaaaTCTTGTGCTTTCAGTCAGATATGTCTGTTGTCTATTATCAAATGCACTTTCCATGAGTATTTGAATAGTCATTTAACTTGTCACTTGGTAATcgcaacaattaaattatataaatttcccAGGGCTGCATATATAATATGCCCGTCGGTCACACTGAATTAgacataattaataaaattaagcaattaGATTCGCTGCgtatttttcgatatattatcGAAGTACACCTACAGTATAAATGTGACCACATAATAAGCGCGATACAGCgccaatttttaaaatgcaaaatacgcTACAAGATTTAATTACATATCGAAACGAATTGGAAGTGTAcctataaaagaaatacttatttttaaatttatttcttttaaaataattttttaaagaagcatcggaaatttaaaatgaattaacattttttaagcttaacaatttataaagCATTTGATTCCACATGattattaaagttttctttGTATTCCTTATTGACTTTAAGTGAGTGATTGATAACACTAGAAGCTGGTGGCTGTTGCGGCACAGGATTAGGTCCAGGAGTAAGGCCAGGCCCCAACGGCGATTGCTGCCCGGGATTATACGCTGGAGCCTGTGGCAACGGAGCTTGTGGCTGACTAGGCGGATATccaggtggaggaggaggcacatatggctgtggctgttgttggtATGGAGTGCCAATCTGATAATTGGGCTGCTGATTGTAAGATCCTTGGTTGTAGGGATACGGATACGGATATTGCGGATATTGTATTGTGGATATTGGAAATATTGAGGATTTTGGGGATATGGATTTGGATAAACTGGCTTGTTATGCTTGTGTTTCTTGTGCTTATGCTTTCCGCCGTAGTAGCCGTCATATTCACGATTACTGCTTCCACTATCActatcgctgtcgctgtcactATCACTACCACTGCTTGCCAGGACACATGCTGTGACCAGCAACAGTATGAAAAGCAGGAACAAGTTCTTGTTCATCGCGCCGAAGACAAATAAAATAGCAGTACTTGTATTAAGTCAATGAATTTTCAGACTGGACTAAACGTGCGGCAAGTGTCGAGATTAAGTAATGCGAGTGTCGCAATGGAAGTCGcaatatattgtttttcattGATAAGCAGCACAAATATGTGTACTTTACTATTTATATACACGACGagaatacatatgtacatatgatcCCATCTTAGTCTCGCGGTACATTGTTTATATCACTTTATTCAAATTCCAAGAAATagacataatttattttaattgttttcattttttttatgtgttagACAGATTCGGTATTGAAGTGAAATTCGGTATTACTTTGAGCTTATTGTTAGGAAATATTTTAGCTCTCACATAATGTATAAGTATTTAATGCTCGTCTATGTCGGGTTCAGTTGGTAAGCTTATCAAAATTCATGAATCGCTTAAGTCGTGCACCGTTGAACGGCTCTTCGCTGCCCGGAGGAAATTTGCGCATCTAAAtcaaagtatttaaatgaaaatagaaatagataGACAGATAATGAGTCACTTATGTAATGGAGAAGAGTAATAGGTGAAACActacaattttcaaataataaagttcttattgaaaaatgaaaatttgataaaaagaaatataagaataatttttttttttttaattctggTATGAATATCCCAAAACCATAATCCCATGAATAAGATACATAGGTAATATGATATTAGTTTAAACCAGTATCAGATTATCTTTGTATGCTATAAACATCTAGTTTCGAAAACATATTCTAGAAACCAGCGTTAAGTGCTAATGTTTACCTATAATAGAAGTTGATATGaatctaattaaaaatcaattttgtatatcactttcgacaaaatatttttaaatcgattGTGATTTAgcttcattttttaaattgtatacaatcatatttaattacaaaatatgatCATTTCTATGCATTTTGTTATAGTTTTTTAGTTGTGTTGTgtataataaaagtttttctaAGTATAAGTAATAGGTAcagaatatgtatgtataagttGTATGTATAGGTATTggagtatatgtgtgtgtgtatgtatatggatAATTGTAAGTACAGCATGTATTGCGGTATTTAGTCGTGTGATCCAATTACTGAAAGCCGCCAGCGTATTGTGCGTATGATAATGTACAATACATAATTTAAGTATGgtatgttgttgctgtttcaaTTCAAGGTGTTAGGgtttgttgtattgtttttgtgattattttaCTAGGGTTCGTCTTTGGCGAAACGTttctgcaattaaataaaactcaatATTAGGCTACAATTCGTGTGGGATGTGATGTctctaaattattaattaaattatacattttatttattttcttttttatttaatggtGCCTCCAGAAACAATAAAGCAAAAGTGGGTTGTTTTGTAAAGTGCATTTATCATTTACTTACATTCATAGGCAAGGTTGTAACTctatcataaattatttattattgaatactgtatattaaaaagttattttagtTGAAGGCGACTATCATCCgttatttttacaaatatttgataaaGGTCTTTTCCAAGCTCCAATTTCAAAGCAGTCGCagagaatataatataaccaatttatttcaaaatggaGTTCAGAATAGGTTTTAATGTGAATATTTTGGTAAGGCGGTAATgttagttatttataaaaatatagtggtaataacaacattttgatGAGAAAACTTAAATCATCAGATAAACTCAAAATAGTTGTGTTTATTGACCATATGATTTATTCGAATACCAATCTAACGGTCACAGCACAAGTCTATGACTTATAaccaaaaatagttaaaataaCTTAGTAACttagaatttgttttttttatttatacttttcatCAACTTTTTATCCGACCGTAGAAAACCTTTTCATTTtcctaaattaaatttaacaaaccCTTTCACTTATGATGTTTCAACTTACcataattctatatttttccTTGCATGCATAATCTGACTCGTCAATATCCATATAACAGTCCGATTTATATTCTGGAGGTAAAGGATTTCCTTCGTATTCACACAATTTGTGCAGTGGCCGTgctctataatatattttgcattgaatgaagatttaagaatttctaacaaaatgtattgtgtGCTTACGTGACAATGATTTTGTTCATTGAAGACGGTTTCTGCATCGGACAATAAAATACATCAGGTGTCTTTTTATCGAATACTATTTTCCTCATCATATCCTTCTCTTTGAGTATAGCTTTATCACCAAATGTAGCCAAGCTGCTGCACAACAGTGTGGCAAATATAGCTATCGAAAATAGTGGAGTCTTCATATTGAAGTGATCGCAATCTGTAATTAGGTTGATTAAAACactatatactatttatatgtagatatattaacataaatattttgattttcgtTGGCacgatttctttttattgtaatGGAATCctgcaataaatttaacatttaactagACATTAGAGTTCATATTCCAATCATGTTATTGTGCAGATTTCTTCGGCCcggtttaaaattaaaaaaaaaaataatcatgaTCTCATCAGCAACAAGCTCAATCAGTTTTAGTCAATTCTCCCACACGAAAAGACAGGTGTCCACATCATAagtaatttcttattttaggcagcttttgcttattttgcatttgacgTGAAAATTCTCCTAATATGACGCTAATTATTCAGTAAATAATGTTTGTTACAAGGTTAAAGTAATGtcataaaacataaacatgTAACCTTGATTACTTCAATGCCTTCAATGCATATTTTTCCATCTAAGTTCGTAAGTATGAACATCCACCATAAAACTTCTTCG
This window of the Drosophila albomicans strain 15112-1751.03 chromosome 2L, ASM965048v2, whole genome shotgun sequence genome carries:
- the LOC127565047 gene encoding uncharacterized protein LOC127565047, coding for MNKNLFLLFILLLVTACVLASSGSDSDSDSDSDSGSSNREYDGYYGGKHKHKKHKHNKPVYPNPYPQNPQYFQYPQYNIRNIRIRIPTTKDLTISSPIIRLALHTNNSHSHMCLLLHLDIRLVSHKLRCHRLQRIIPGSNRRWGLALLLDLILCRNSHQLLVLSITHLKSIRNTKKTLIIMWNQMLYKLLSLKNVNSF
- the LOC117564576 gene encoding probable cytochrome P450 4ac1 — its product is MLTILFLSAILLLSVWILLKKLNSRYFILSLAKRVQTEDASPLEEKVFVVPGKTRFGNNLDVLQMTPSMLFKFVRNAHSKSNGKSYLFYFLFCAMYNAVRAEDVEEIMQSTKLITKNVIYDLLRPFLGEGLLISTDQTWHFRRKLLTPAFHFNVLQNFLDIFKEESQKLSKVLQKQMNVELELKQILPQFTLNNICETALGVKLDDMVEGAQYRKSIHAIEEVIVERICNPLLYLKPYFYLFGSYRKHVTNLQIAHAFSSRIIERKREQFKQQQSKSVDDYGRKKRYAMLDTLLAAEDDGLIDHQGICDEVNTFMFEGYDTTSTCLTFTLLMLALHEDVQERCFEELQHFSNDDNDLTVFDYNNLTYMECVIKESLRLFPSVPFFGRICTEECVVNGLILPKGTQINIHAFDIMRDPRHFPNPSEFQPDRFLPHNTLNRHPFAFIPFSAGQRNCIGQKFAILEIKVMLVSVLRNFKLLPVTRLEDVIFEYGLVLRTQNSVKLMVTSRQQQQSRTL
- the LOC117564584 gene encoding uncharacterized protein LOC117564584 isoform X2; the encoded protein is MKTPLFSIAIFATLLCSSLATFGDKAILKEKDMMRKIVFDKKTPDVFYCPMQKPSSMNKIIVTARPLHKLCEYEGNPLPPEYKSDCYMDIDESDYACKEKYRIMMRKFPPGSEEPFNGARLKRFMNFDKLTN
- the LOC117564584 gene encoding uncharacterized protein LOC117564584 isoform X1; the protein is MTYCDHFNMKTPLFSIAIFATLLCSSLATFGDKAILKEKDMMRKIVFDKKTPDVFYCPMQKPSSMNKIIVTARPLHKLCEYEGNPLPPEYKSDCYMDIDESDYACKEKYRIMMRKFPPGSEEPFNGARLKRFMNFDKLTN
- the LOC117564577 gene encoding probable cytochrome P450 4ac1, which codes for MLTILFLSAILLLSVWILLEKLKSRYFILSLAKRVQTEDGSPLEEKVFVVPGKTRFGNSFDILQVTPSMLFKFMRNAHSKSNGKSYLLYYFFGVMYNVVRAEDVDEIVQSTKLITKNVVYDLIRPFLGEGLLISTDQTWHFRRKLLTPAFHFNVLQNFLDIFKEESQKLSKVLQKQMNVELELKQIIPKFMLNNICETALGVQLDDVVEGAQYRKSIHAIEEVIVERFGNPLLYLEPYFYLFGSYRKHVTNLQIAHAFSSRIIERKREQFKQQQSKSVDDYGRKKRYAMLDTLLAAEDDGLIDHQGICDEVNTFMFEGYDTTSTCLTFTLLMLALHEDVQERCFEELQHFSNDDSDLTVFDYNNLTYMECVIKESLRLFPSVPFFGRICTEECVVNGLILPKGTQINIHAFDIMRDPRHFPNPSEFQPDRFLPHNTLNRHPFAFIPFSAGQRNCIGQKFAILEIKVMLVSVLRNFKLLPVTRLEDVIFEYGLVLRTQNSVKLMVTSRQQQQSRTL
- the LOC117564584 gene encoding uncharacterized protein LOC117564584 isoform X3, whose amino-acid sequence is MTYCDHFNMKTPLFSIAIFATLLCSSLATFGDKAILKEKDMMRKIVFDKKTPDVFYCPMQKPSSMNKIIVTARPLHKLCEYEGNPLPPEYKSDCYMDIDESDYACKEKYRIMKRFAKDEP